The following are encoded together in the Vanrija pseudolonga chromosome 7, complete sequence genome:
- the SPBC23G7.10c_1 gene encoding Putative NADPH dehydrogenasec: METPNTRSRRKRELELLGSQEETSTVVWGQDDELLREFMAESSDHAIPLPSPTQKPRPLRATSSTASAHPRKRPCRVSRAASNPPGHAHRNTPPVDDDQGKRLDALLDRFLDLSRPSSSSSASLSSRSTSSIPTSTSTSSAPRVVRQPMAERPTNAHRPTPLTATRSLSPTKAKAAATALPDRRTVSVDAVKPATAVVGTQARFRPPLLSSAASGARPQAVRSSPRRTAGLNPYASTSVSRGAAQPQTALPRVHISSGMPGRPGVKRSSVSPVKGQPPARIGLTTRQSGVKTAPTRQASAPPAPTTIRPVPEPHASSDGDTSIDSLDILFEGGGDEIENLLRATNPPRPFAPWKAPSADYHEFLPKQPTIGKALPVDDHPQNKTLPKLFEPLTIRDSSDYGKATDHHFVHHGSMAMRGWGNLMVEATAVVPEGRISPEDSGLWEDAQIPGFKRIVDYVHGLGGKIGIQLAHAGRKASTSTPWIYGEAVAKGYKGGEVILPENGGWPETVTAPSEVNFSPGFFPDPVAASLEYIENVKKAFIAAVGRAKKAGFDYIEIHGAHGYFMHEFFSPISNRRTDQYGGSFENRIRLALEVTKIVREAWEGPLFFRVSATDWLDDVLGEEKQDGEWKWWGKEQTTLLAKELQALGVDFLDVSTGGNDLRGKIKVGPDYQVPYARYIKDRVPGLLIGAVGLVTDSHQAENILERGDADVVLFGREVLRYVDFPLATAQALGVAAAPAVQYSAAWSRMLRAPKIAIPPA; the protein is encoded by the exons ATGGAAACACCAAATacccgctcgcggcgcaagcgcgagctcgaaCTCCTCGGATCGCAGGAGGAGACGAGCACTGTCGTGTGGGGACAGGAtgacgagctgctgcgcgagttTATGGCCGAGTCAAGCG ACCACGCAATCCCGCTCCCCTCACCAACGCAGAAGCCACGCCCCCTCCGAGCTACATCGAGCACGGCATCTGCGCACCCCCGCAAACGCCCTTGTCGCGTATCGCGCGCAGCATCCAACCCGCCCGGCCATGCACACCGCAACACCCCGCCtgttgacgacgaccagggcAAGCGGCTCGatgcgctcctcgaccgctTTCTGGACCTCTCACGCCCTTCGTCCAGTTCTTCGGCATCGCTGAGCtcacggtcgacgagcagcatCCCAACGAGTACGAGCACCAGCTCTGCGCCTCGTGTTGTGCGCCAGCCCATGGCCGAGAGACCGACCAACGCCCACCGCCCAACACCACTTACCGCAACGCGTTCATTGTCACCGACGAAAGCaaaggcagcagcgacggcgctTCCCGATCGGCGCACGGTATCGGTTGATGCAGTTAAACCGGCTACTGCTGTCGTTGGAACACAGGCACGATTCCGACCACCACTGTTATCGTCTGCTGCATCTGGTGCCCGCCCCCAAGCCGTGCGCTCCAGCCCACGACGAACGGCAGGGCTCAATCCTTATGCGTCCACCTCGGTGAGCCGAGGTGCCGCTCAGCCGCAAACCGCTCTCCCTCGCGTCCACATCTCGTCCGGGATGCCCGGCCGTCCGGGTGTGAAGCGCAGCAGCGTGTCGCCCGTCAAGGGCCAGCCGCCGGCACGAATCGGCCTCACCACGCGCCAGTCGGGTGTCAAGACGGCACCTACTCGCCAGGCGTCTGCACCTCCAGCACCTACTACGATCCGTCCAGTTCCCGAACCCCATGCCAGCTCGGACGGAGACACGAGTATCGACTCTCTGGACATCCTGTTCGAGGGTGGAGGAGACGAGATTGAGAATCTTCTGAGGGCC ACCAACCCTCCTCGCCCCTTTGCGCCGTGGAAggcgccctcggcggacTACCACGAGTTCCTGCCCAAGCAGCCCACCATCGGCAAGGCGctccccgtcgacgaccacccgCAGAACAAGACACTCCCCAAGCTGTTTGAGCCTCTCACCATCCGCG ACTCATCGGACTACGGCAAGGCCACCGACCACCACTTTGTGCACCACGGCTCGATGGCCATGCGCGGCTGGGGCAACCTCATGGTCGAGGCGAccgccgtcgtgcccgagGGCCGCATCTCGCCCGAGGACTCTGGTCTGTGGGAGGACGCGCAGATCCCGGGCTTCAAGCGCATCGTCGACTACGTGCACGGATTGGGCGGCAAGATTGGCATCCAGCTTgcgcacgccggccgcaAGGCGTCGACATCCACCCCGTGGATCTACGGCGAGGCCGTGGCCAAGGGGtacaagggcggcgaggtcatcCTGCCCGAGAACGGCGGCTGGCCCGAGACTGTCACTGCCCCGTCCGAGGTCAACTTTAGCCCCGGCTTCTTCCCcgaccccgtcgccgcgtcgctcgagTACATTGAGAACGTGAAGAAGGCGTTCAttgccgccgttggccgcgccaagaaggccgggTTCGACTATATCGAGAtccacggcgcgcacggctACTTCATGCACGAGTTCTTCTCGCCCATCTCGAACCGCCGCACCGACCAGTACGGCGGCAGCTTTGAGAACCGTatccgcctcgcgctcgaggtcaccAAGATTGTCCGCGAGGCGTGGGAGGGCCCTCTCTTCTTCCGCGTGTCGGCGACcgactggctcgacgacgtcctcggcgaggagaagcAGGACGGCGAGTGGAAGTGGTGGGGCAAGGAGCagacgacgctgctcgccaaggagctgcaggcgctcggcgtcgacttcCTCGACGTGAGCACGGGCGGCAACGACCTCCGCGGCAAGATCAAGGTCGGCCCCGACTACCAGGTGCCGTACGCGCGCTACATCAAGGACCGTGTGCCCGGCCTGctcatcggcgccgtcggcctcgtcacCGACTCGCACCAGGCCGAGAACAttctcgagcgcggcgacgccgacgtcgtgctcTTTGGCCGCGAGGTCCTCCGCTACGTCGACTTCCCCCTCGCCACTgcgcaggcgctcggcgtcgcggcggccccCGCCGTCCAGTACTCTGCCGCCTGGAGCCGCATGCTCCGGGCGCCGAAGATTGCCATCCCCCCGGCGTAA
- the Napepld gene encoding N-acyl-phosphatidylethanolamine-hydrolyzing phospholipase D has protein sequence MATANAPTPAAPTVSRLPPDPALLYQHHGVASGSRIALPEALAPRYFHNPWPSYRMASLNDAWLAYQKGAAIATPQLGGNAAASSSKVSLSASCLGSKPDDEEAAQPLTTPPFALHGFRDPADDSDDEPLNDDAEEWPKRQHPPEPVRGYVRPAFSRILSADDASDWREPPVRVEEARWQRSPRSPSITWLGHAGAFVQIPWADEREGAAGVLFDPIFSYRCSPSQLVGPARYLQPPCGIDELPPVHVCCISHDHYDHLDYNTIIELWNFHQATIHFFVPLGLAQWFKSCGIPDGRITELDWWLEALVSFPPDGSAPGAVDTTYPPPPDSAPTVNPGAALTLKVAFTPAQHRSGRGVFDHMTSLWGSWAVGVVAADNVTSALKPGMAGWTDFKVYFGGDTGYRYATAPEHDSTAVCPAFKEIGQRYGPFSLALLPLSTGSSLPFLRSLLQLSLDQYTLTSSLHCSPADSMLIHADVKAERSVGIHWGTFCDAAEARATRVEFGRARRSHGLSSHWEHPGEQGCFVMTDIGETLDL, from the exons aTGGCGACAGCCaacgcccccacccccgcagcGCCCACAGTgtcgcgcctgccgcccgACCCGGCCCTGCTGTACCAGCACCACGGCGTAGCTTCAGGCAGCCGGATAGCGCTGCCCGAAGCCCTCGCCCCGCGGTACTTTCACAACCCGTGGCCGTCGTACCGGATGGCGTCGCTCAACGACGCGTGGCTCGCATACCAGAAGggcgcggcgatcgcgacgccgcagctGGGCGGgaacgccgcggcgtcgagctcgaaAGTGTCGCTGTCAGCGTCGTGCCTCGGCTCCAAgccggacgacgaggaggccgcgcagccgctcacgacgccgccgttcgCGCTGCACGGCTtccgcgaccccgccgacgactcggacgacgagcccctcaacgacgacgcagagGAGTGGCCCAAGCGCCAGCACCCGCCCGAGCCGGTGCGCGGGTACGTCCGCCCGGCCTTCTCGCGTATcctcagcgccgacgacgcgagcgactgGCGCGAGCCGCCAGTGCGGGTTGAGGAGGCGCGCTGGCAGCGGAGCCCGCGCAGCCCGTCCATCACTTGGCTtgggcacgccggcgcgttcGTCCAGATCCCGTGGGCTGATGAGAgggagggcgcggcgggtgTGCTGTTCGACCCGATCTTCTCGTACCGCTGTTCGCCGagccagctcgtcggccccgcGCGATACCTCCAGCCGCCGTGCGgcatcgacgagctgccgccggtgcATGTGTGCTGTATATCCCACGACCATT ACGACCACCTGGATTACAATACCATCATCGAACTGTGGAACTTCCACCAGGCGACGATCCATTTCTTTGTCCCGCTCG GCCTCGCACAGTGGTTCAAGAGCTGCGGGATCCCCGACGGCCGcatcaccgagctcgactggtggctcgaggcgctcgtaTCATTCCCACCAGACGGCAGCGCGCCAGGGGCTGTCGACACGACGTACCCCCCGCCACCAGATAGCGCGCCGACTGTGAAcccgggcgcggcgctgacgctcAAGGTGGCGTTCACGCCGGCCCAGCACCGGTccggccgcggcgtgttCGACCACATGACGAGCCTGTGGGGCAGCTGGGCCGTGGGTGTTGTCGCGGCGGACAACGTCACCAGCGCGCTCAAGCCCGGCATGGCGGGCTGGACCGACTTCAAGGTGTATttcggcggcgacacgggaTACCGGTATGCCACGGCTCCAGAACACGACTCGACGGCCGTGTGTCCAGCGTTCAAGGAGATTGGGCAGCGGTACGGCCCCTTTTCGCTTGCGTtgctgccgctgtcgacggGCTCGTCACTCCCCTTCCTCCGCAGCCTGCTCcagctctcgctcgaccagTACACGCTTACTTCGAGCTTGCActgctcgcccgccgacTCGATGCTCATCCACGCCGACGTTAAGGCCGAGCGCAGTGTCGGCATCCACTGGGGTACATTCTgcgacgctgccgaggctcgcgcgacgcgtgTAGAGTttggccgtgctcgtcggtcACATGGCCTCAGCTCACATTGGGAGCACCCCGGCGAGCAGGGCTGCTTTGTCATGACGGATATcggcgagacgctcgacTTGTAG
- the VAMP713 gene encoding Vesicle-associated membrane protein produces the protein MSLLHALVARGTTVLAEHTTSDTVLKPAAKITILSKIPPNNSKLTYVWQDRLIHYVSSDGVIYLVMADDSVGRRMPFAFLADLERRFTAQYTPDTIVAAGDHALGEFEGELAKLMHQYSTAPPADPLKQAQNDLNNVKDIMVQNIDSILQRGERLDLLVDKTDTLAGQAYAFRRGARSVRRQQWWKNTRITILTGFVVFLILFFLIAQVWPSGK, from the exons ATGTCCCTCCTccacgccctcgtcgcgcgcgggaCCACCGTCCTCGCAGAGCACACTACGAGCGACACGGTCCTCAAGCCTG CCGCCAAGATCACGATCCTCTCCAAGATCCCGCCCAACAACTCCAAGCTCACTT ACGTGTGGCAGGACCGCCTGATCCACTATGTGTCCTCTGACGGCGTCATCTATCTCGTCATGGCCGACGACAGTGTCGGCAGGCGCATGCCCTTTGCCTTCCTGGCCGATCTGGAGCGGCGC TTTACGGCGCAGTACACACCCGACACGATCGTAGCCGCTGGCGaccacgcgctcggcgagttTGAGGGCGAACTggccaag ctCATGCACCAATACTCGACGGCGCCCCCCGCCGACCCCCTCAAGCAGGCGCAGAACGACCTCAACAATGT CAAGGACATCATGGTCCAGAACATCGACTCGATCCTGCAGCGCGGAGAGCGCCTCGACTTGCTCGTCGACAAGACGGACACGCTCGCCGGCCAGGCTTATGCCTtccgccgaggcgcgcgcagcgtccGTCGCCAGCAGTGGTGGAAGAACACACGTATCACGATTCTGACCGGCTTCGTCGTCTTC cttatcctcttcttcctcatTGCCCAGGTCTGGCCTAGTGGCAAGTAG
- the kei1 gene encoding Inositol phoshorylceramide synthase regulatory subunit kei1 — MRLSVRRFQPDAVVATFLGLLDIKLGCEIIILFALINKVAGVYGLIMLVLGVGTLSQFLFYAYSVITLIVFAWALRAIKSETAYRVLLAAHIYLADHLIQTLFHYIFYYRYWYEVKHDGKRELNSQAQKDIFNLALSRNETEPLGAHSDAAAALANRVWAEEKGYAVGVTLIGFLLKVYFIVVLYSYAAHLRNSSYHSLPLTSRAHRAREARSGGGPQVASQADDIDLDLHDVDEHVDAAAAPSASSSSSAPRAGNGGPGTKAAAGKGKGDDHDDFSWD, encoded by the exons ATGCGGCTCAGCGTGCGCCGTTTCCAGCCAGATGCCGTCGTGGCCACgttcctcggcctgctcgacatcAAGCTTG GCTGCGAAATTATCATTCTCTTTGCC TTGATTAACAAGGTCGCCGGCGTGTACGGCCTGATCATGCTCGTCCTCGGAGTAGGCACTCTTTCCCAGTTCCTGTTCTACGCCTACTCTGTGATCACGCTCATCGTGTTTGCGTGGGCACTGCGGGCCATCAAGTCG GAAACGGCGTaccgcgtcctcctcgcagCCCACAtctacctcgccgaccaccTCATCCAGACGCTCTTCCACTACATCTTCTACTACCGGTATTGGTACGAGGTCAAGCACGAcggcaagcgcgagctcaaCTCGCAAGCGCAAAAGGACATTTTCAACCTCGCGCTGAGCCGTAACGAGACCGAGCCGCTTGGCGCACATTCAGACGCTGCAGCCGCACTCGCCAACAGGGTGtgggccgaggagaagggaTACGCCGTCGGTGTGACGCTGATCGGGTTCCTCCTCAAG GTCTACTTCATCGTCGTGCTCTACTCGTACGCGGCGCACCTGCGCAACTCGAGCTACCACTCGCTGCCGCTCACGTCGCGCGCCCATCGCGCACGGGAAGCGCGGTCGGGCGGTGGGCCGCAGGTCGCGTCGCAGGCCGACGATATCGACCTGGATCTGCACGATGTTGACGAGCATGtcgacgctgctgcggcgccgtcggcatcatcctcgtcgtcggcccccCGTGCTGGTAACGGCGGGCCTGGGACAAAAGCAGCCGCGGGCAAAGGAAAgggcgacgaccacgacgacttTAGCTGGGACTAG
- the rps3 gene encoding 40S ribosomal protein S3 gives MASTTQISKKRKFVADGVFQAELGEFFTRELAEEGYSGCEVRVTHARTEIIIRATHTQEVLGHQGRRIRELKALVEKRFKFPENSLELYAEKVQYRGLSAVAQAESLRYKLLGGLAMRRACYGVLRYVMESGAKGCEVVVSGKLRAARAKSMKFTDGFMIHSGQPSIDFVDYAVRHVLLRQGVLGIKVKIMRPHDAAGLQGPSHPLPDAVTLVEPKPEAPIETRSEHKEPVVQAVPAPAAPAAEQPAEAAAF, from the exons ATGGCTTCGACCACCCAGATCTCCAAGAAGAGGAAGTTTGTCGCCGACGGTGTCttccaggccgagctcggcgagttCTT CActcgcgagctcgccgaggagggctACTCGGGCTGCGAGGTCCGTGTCACCCACGCCCGCACCGAGATCATCATCCGTGCCACCCACACCCAGGAGGTCCTCGGCCACCAGGGTCGCCGTATCCGTGAGCTCAAGGCTCTCGTTGAGAAGCGTTTCAAGTTCCCCGAGAACTCGCTCGAGCTCTACGCCGAGAAGGTCCAGTACCGCGGTCTTTCGGCcgtcgcccaggccgagTCGCTCCGCTACAAGCTCCTCGGTGGTCTTGCCATGCGTCG TGCCTGCTACGGTGTCCTCCGTTACGTTATGGAGTCGGGCGCCAAGGGTTGCGAGGTCGTTGTCTCGGGCAAGCTCCGTGCTGCTCGTGCCAAGTCGATGAAGTTCACCGACGGCTTCATGATCCACTCGGGTCAGCCCTCGATCGACTTTGTTGACTACGCTGTCCGccacgtcctcctccgccaggGTGTGCTCGGCATCAAGGTCAAGATCATGCGCccccacgacgccgctggtCTCCAGGGCCCCTCGCACCCTctccccgacgccgtcacCCTTGTcgagcccaagcccgaggctCCCATCGAGACCCGCTCGGAGCACAAGGAGCCCGTCGTCCaggccgtccccgcccccgctgcccccgccgccgagcagcccgccgaggccgctgcctTCTAA
- the RPN11 gene encoding 26S proteasome non-ATPase regulatory subunit 14 has protein sequence MNFGMPGGRGFDQMLRGQGQGRTEEVTLADNGETLHISSLALLKMLKHGRAGVPMEVMGLMLGEFVDDYTISCVDVFAMPQSGTTVTVESVDHVFQTKMLDMLKQTGRPEMVVGWYHSHPGFGCWLSSVDVNTQQSFEQLHPRAVAVVIDPIQSVRGKVVIDAFRSINPQSLMSGQESRQTTSNIGHLNKPSIQALIHGLNRHYYSLAIEYRKTEAEQGMLLNLHKRGWTEGLKLKDFEQTEENNEKTVKDMLQLATAYTKSVQEEATLTPEQLKTRHVGKLDPKRHLEEAVETSLGNQVTQSLAMGVLAEL, from the exons ATGAACTTTGGAATGCCAGGAGGACGCGGCTTTGACCAGATGCTCCGCGGGCAGGGTCAGGGCCGTACCGAGGAGGTCACTCTTGCCGACAA CGGTGAGACCCTCCACAtctcctcgctcgcgctcctcaag ATGCTCAAGCACGGCCGTGCTGGTGTCCCCATGGAGGTCATGGGCCTCATGCTCGGCGAGTTTGTTGACGACTACACT ATCTCGTGTGTCGACGTCTTTGCCATGCCTCAGTCGGGAACGACCGTGACGGTCGAGTCGGTTGACCACGTCTTCCAGACCAAGATGCTTGACATGCTCAAGCAGACTGGCCGTCCCGAGATGGTCGTCGGCTGGTACCACTCGCACCCCGGTTTCGGATGCTGGCTGTCGAGCGTCGACGTCAACACCCAGCAGTCGTTCGAGCAGCTCCACCcccgtgccgtcgccgtcgttaTCGACCCTATTCAGAGTGTGCGCGGAAAGGTCGTGATCGACGCGTTCCGCTCCATCAACCCCCAATCCCTCATGTCGGGCCAGGAGAGCCGACAGACGACGTCCAACATCGGCCACCTGAATAAGCCCAGCATCCAGGCGCTCATTCACGGTCTCAACAGGCACTACTACA GCCTCGCGATCGAGTACCGCAAGACAGAAGCAGAGCAGGGTATGCTGCTTAACCTGCACAAGCGCGGCTGGACCGAGggcctcaagctcaaggactTTGAGCAGACCGAGGAGAACAATGAGAAGACGGTCAAGGATATGCTGCAGCTCGCAACGGCCTACACCAAGTCGgtgcaggaggaggcgaccctcacccccgagcagctcaagaCGCGTCACGTCGGCAAGCTGGACCCCAAGAGGCATCTCGAGGAGGCTGTCGAGACGTCGCTCGGCAACCAGGTGACGCAGAGCCTGGCGATGGGTGTGCTGGCGGAGCTCTGA
- the RMD1 gene encoding Sporulation protein RMD1, with translation MLQVSARSILRHTGLGGVAQLRAAALPAARARIVPPTPAATRLATTSSFERAQARIVRQATEAAAARRMPPHKPPKRRLEAISAPLRNSAAPTRGPILQAIAHTTAERYDLPRLGAVLRLLGVKWDEVPEGDRERAIVIGPWKGRGGAERLIRGRDVKAVDAGEEEAADMGFDYGDRGEIWVFGNGSFVTWGLTEEEGRAFLREVIRYKNIGVEGDRLPESEYEVEEVDFVVDPTAETKILGNMIQIGRPPELSTFPPSQSLASLLARYTLSLSLARSSSLSVLEDRLDKHIASVSLLPRALERYGIQPMGRKEVIRKIGELMNLRMAVNARGGGLEDTPEFYWSEPELETYFDAVSTEFEIKERIEAINKKIDYAQEIQNTLRALLTESSGHRMEIIIILLIAVEVVLALIREGPELWHMFGQPVVEMVNNLIHPPVQGEERVPRSVRRKKEEEEAAEPAPAVPQPRLV, from the exons ATGCTTCAAGTCAGTGCACGCAGTATCCTGCGGCATACAggcttgggcggcgtcgcgcagctgcgtgctgccgcgctgcccgcggcacgagcgcgcatcgtgccgcccacgcccgccgccacccgtCTGGCCACCACGAGCTCGtttgagcgcgcgcaggcccGCATCGTGCGgcaggcgaccgaggcggcagccgcgcgccgcatGCCACCCCACAAGCCGCCGAAGCGGCGGCTCGAGGCCATCTCTGCGCCGCTGCGGAACTCTGCGGCCCCGACGCGCGGGCCGATCCTGCAGGCCATCGCGCACACCACGGCCGAGCGGTACGACCTgccgcggctcggcgccgtgctccgcctcctcggaGTCAAGTGGGACGAGGTGCCCGAGGgggaccgcgagcgcgcgatcGTCATCGGGCCATGGAaggggcgcggcggtgccgagcgcctcatccgcggccgcgacgtcaaggctgtcgacgccggcgaggaggaggctgccgacATGGGCTTCGACtacggcgaccgcggcgagaTCTGGGTGTTTGGTAACGGCTCGTTCGTCACCTGGGGCCTGACGGAGGAAGAGGGCCGCGCGTTTTTGCGCGAGGTTATCCGGTACAAGAAtatcggcgtcgagggcgaccgcCTGCCTGAGAGCGAGtacgaggtggaggaggtagACTTTGTGGTCGACCCGACGGC CGAGACAAAGATCCTCGGCAACATGATCCAGATTGGCCGCCCGCCCGAGCTGTCAACGTTCCCCCCGTCGCAGAGCCTGGCGTCGTTGCTGGCGCGGTACACGctctcgctgtcgctcgcgcgctcctcgtccctGTCGGTGCTGGAGGACCGTCTGGACAAGCACATCGCCTCGGTGTCGCtcctgccgcgcgcgctcgagcgctaCGGCATCCAGCCGATGGGCCGCAAGGAGGTCATCCGCAAGATTGGAGAGCTCATGAACCTCCGCATGGCGGTcaacgcgcgcggcggcgggctcgaggACACTCCCGAGTTTTACTggtccgagcccgagctcgagacgtaCTTCGACGCCGTGAGCACCGAGTTTGAGATCAAGGAGCGCATCGAGGCCATCAACAAGAAGATCGACTATGCGCAGGAGATCCAGaacacgctgcgcgcgctcctcacCGAGAGCTCGGGCCACCGCATGGAGATTatcatcatcctcctcatcgccgtcgaggtcgtgctcgcgcttATCCGTGAAGGGCCAGAGCTGTGGCACATGTTCGGccagcccgtcgtcgagatggtcAACAACTTGATCCACCCCCCGGtgcagggcgaggagcgcgtcccGAGGAGCGTTAGGCGaaagaaggaggaggaggaggcggccgagccggcgccggctgtGCCGCAGCCCAGGCTCGTGTAG
- the erg24 gene encoding Delta(14)-sterol reductase, translating to MTTTNGTSRTNGDVTKTTITAKAQVSLPPKKSYAELNPKSKPTEFFGPIGTTIVTFATPAVAYALFFTCNEVTGCNPSASSLSNLAHTIGNWPSSAGKLWEWKALAVYLAWYAWCIATWVILPTEWIEGLLLRDGTRKKYKMNGLWFLFLTLGVAIGVLARPGGIEHFTWLYDHFVPLLSAALAMATAQAVWVYAYSFFSGELLALGGNSGIFFYDFFLGRPLNPTIPGLPNWDIKTFNEVRPGLSLWFLLNISCACEQYVRLGYVSDSMWLVLAFEGWYTIDCYIAEPSILNQMDITTDGFGFMLAFGDLAWLPFTYGLQARYLTFNPVQLGPVFSAIIVAIEILGLYIFRVANNEKSDFRNGKNPKNLTYMDTARGTKLLTSGWWGRSRHPNYFGDWLMAWAWCLPTGFNTPITYFYVAYFAVLLIHRQRRDDEACRHKYGKDWDRYVEKVPYRIVPYVY from the exons ATGACGACCACAAACGGAACCTCACGCACAAACGGCGACGTGACAAAGACGACCATCACGGCCAAGGCTCAGGTCTCTCTGCCGCCCAAAAAGTCGTACGCAGAGCTCAACCCCAAGTCCAAGCCGACAGAGTTCTTCGGACCCATCGGCACCACCATTGTCACGTTCGCgacccccgccgtcgcctaCGCCCTCTTCTTCACATGTAACGAGGTGACGGGCTGCAAcccgtccgcgtcgtcgctctccaACCTCGCCCACACGATCGGCAACtggccctcgtcggcaggcAAGCTCTGGGAGTGGAAGGCCCTCGCCGTCTACCTCGCCTGGTATGCGTGGTGTATCGCCACCTGGGTCATCCTCCCCACCGAGTGGATCGagggcctcctcctccgcgacgGTACTCGCAAAAAGTACAAGATGAAtg gcCTCTGGTTCCTCTTCCTTACCCTCGGTGTTGCCATCGGTGTTCTCGCCCGCCCAGGCGGCATCGAGCACTTCACCTGGCTCTACGACCACTTTGTGCCCCTCCtctcggccgcgctcgccatggCTACGGCCCAGGCCGTGTGGGTCTACGCCTACAGCTTCTTCTcgggcgagctgctcgccctcggcggcaactCGGGTATCTTCTTCTACGAC ttcttcctcggccgcccccTCAACCCCACCATCCCTGGTCTTCCCAACTGGGACATCAAGACCTTCAACGAGGTCCGCCCCGGCCTTTCCCTCTGGTTCCTCCTCAACATTTCGTGCGCATGCGAGCAGTACGTCCGCCTCGGCTACGTCTCGGACAGCATGTGGCTCGTCCTTGCCTTTGAGGGCTGGTACACGATCGACTGCTACATTGCCGAGCCTTCCATCCTCAACCAGATGGACATTACCACCGACGGCTTTGGCTTCATGCTCGCGTTCGGTGACCTCGCCTGGCTTCCCTTCACCTACGGTCTCCAGGCCCGCTACCTCACCTTCAACCCCGTCCAGCTTGGCCCCGTCTTCTCGGCCATCATTGTCGCCATTGAGATTCTCGGCCTCTACATCTTCCGTGTCGCCAACAACGAGAAGAGCGACTTCCGCAACGGCAAGAACCCCAAGAACCTCACCTACATGGACACTGCCCGTGGAACCAAGCTCCTGACCTCGGGCTGGTGGGGCCGCTCGCGTCACCCCAACTACTTTGGTGACTGGCTCATGGCCTGGGCCTGGTGTCTCCCCACTGGCTTCAACACGCCCATCACCTACTTCTACGTAGCCTACTttgccgtcctcctcatccaccgccagcgccgcgacgacgaggcatgCCGCCACAAGTACGGCAAGGACTGGGACCGCTATGTTGAGAAGGTCCCCTACAGGATTGTCCCCTACGTT TACTAA
- the YIL156W-B_1 gene encoding putative protein, with protein sequence MFGKLTRLAIDLVAISTLLAGIARSTGYHFNTRRFKDATIRNLLDSYLAIGDNVFAFASGFAVSSSFFYRKIDQ encoded by the exons atGTTCGGCAAGCTCACCCGCCTCGCgatcgacctcgtcgccatctcgaccctcctcgccggcatcgCCCGGTCCACGGGATACCA CTTCAACACCCGCCGGTTCAAGGACGCGACGATCCGTAACCTCCTCGACAGCTACCTCGCCATCGGCGACAACGTCTTTGCT TTTGCCAGCGGCTTTGCCGTCTCAAGTTCCTTCTTCTACCGCAAGATCGACCAGTAG